In a single window of the Arthrobacter sp. StoSoilA2 genome:
- a CDS encoding helix-turn-helix domain-containing protein — MPDETKKYRFLTVEQVAEELNVFEVQVRALLKSGDLKGIQIGGRGYLAQSHGSMPFLPGVHGQTA, encoded by the coding sequence GTGCCTGATGAAACCAAGAAGTACCGGTTCCTGACCGTTGAGCAAGTTGCCGAAGAACTGAACGTCTTCGAAGTCCAGGTCAGGGCGCTGTTGAAGTCTGGCGATCTGAAGGGGATCCAGATCGGAGGGCGCGGTTATCTTGCTCAGTCACATGGGTCGATGCCATTTCTGCCCGGCGTTCATGGGCAGACGGCCTGA
- a CDS encoding DUF4259 domain-containing protein has translation MGAWSVESFGNDDALDWFGDLQSAPDALYFIDETLAAGTTESVVAAGAVLAVLNSKDSSGVHPDVAAWCTGRSAPPAELKQAAVSAIQTILDDPEVDGHDVWAELGEDDEDYLAWLANLKSIQARPQ, from the coding sequence ATGGGCGCTTGGTCTGTTGAGAGCTTTGGCAATGATGATGCCCTGGACTGGTTCGGTGATCTTCAATCAGCCCCTGATGCGCTGTACTTCATCGATGAAACCCTGGCCGCGGGCACGACCGAAAGCGTCGTAGCCGCGGGCGCTGTTTTGGCGGTGCTCAACAGCAAAGACAGCTCAGGCGTCCATCCGGATGTCGCTGCCTGGTGCACCGGCAGATCCGCTCCGCCGGCAGAGCTCAAGCAAGCTGCCGTCAGCGCGATCCAGACAATCCTCGACGATCCTGAAGTCGATGGCCACGATGTGTGGGCCGAGCTGGGGGAGGATGACGAAGACTATCTTGCCTGGCTTGCAAACCTCAAGAGCATTCAAGCCAGGCCGCAGTAG
- a CDS encoding PASTA domain-containing protein → MKRFLALVLVATVLVGLTGCSGQDHQTQASPTAAAVSPAPKPAILVPDVVGKTYPEASELLSKAGFRTPVPHGRDGARWDRALPGKEVTVVATEPAAGSETNEETIKVILNRTETEQLAAEKAAMEAREAATAAERLAKRYTYSCGDGLSTPNEYRSYKEVWASRDYSSGRCSIEIAGLHPSTKQALVPGEQALIDLIASLGGDVSLPTATVGKVMLMCARVDQDFADLVVARMDWRRADVQGALSVCPDAPHAAVFHEVLTAVKIGDGTKVVGQTMEPGTYKTKPAVTDCYWSRSTGGGDIIDNNFVGFAPDGVTVTVYTGEGFISHRCGVWTKIG, encoded by the coding sequence ATGAAGCGCTTTTTGGCACTGGTACTGGTAGCGACAGTCTTGGTTGGGCTCACCGGCTGCTCGGGTCAAGATCACCAGACGCAGGCTTCACCGACCGCTGCAGCTGTCAGCCCGGCTCCCAAGCCCGCGATTCTCGTGCCGGATGTGGTTGGAAAGACATATCCGGAAGCCAGCGAGCTTCTTTCCAAGGCAGGGTTCAGGACCCCTGTGCCGCACGGCAGGGACGGTGCCCGCTGGGACCGCGCGCTCCCGGGCAAAGAGGTTACGGTCGTGGCGACCGAACCGGCGGCAGGCTCGGAAACGAACGAAGAAACTATCAAGGTCATTCTCAACCGCACCGAGACGGAACAGCTGGCAGCTGAGAAAGCCGCGATGGAAGCCCGCGAGGCCGCAACGGCAGCCGAGAGGCTTGCGAAGCGATACACGTACAGCTGCGGTGACGGCCTTTCCACCCCGAACGAATACCGCTCATACAAAGAAGTGTGGGCAAGCCGTGATTACAGCAGCGGCCGCTGCTCAATTGAAATCGCTGGCCTGCACCCATCGACCAAGCAGGCATTGGTGCCGGGCGAGCAAGCGCTGATTGACCTCATCGCTTCTCTCGGTGGTGATGTCAGCCTTCCTACGGCTACGGTCGGCAAAGTCATGTTGATGTGCGCAAGAGTGGACCAGGACTTCGCAGACCTGGTGGTCGCCAGAATGGATTGGCGCCGTGCTGACGTTCAAGGCGCGCTCTCCGTTTGCCCCGACGCGCCTCATGCGGCGGTGTTCCATGAGGTGCTGACTGCGGTCAAGATAGGGGACGGCACCAAAGTTGTAGGCCAGACGATGGAGCCGGGAACGTACAAGACCAAACCTGCGGTGACGGACTGCTATTGGTCGCGATCAACCGGCGGCGGGGACATCATTGACAACAATTTCGTCGGCTTCGCCCCTGACGGAGTGACCGTCACTGTGTACACAGGGGAGGGCTTCATATCCCACCGTTGCGGGGTATGGACCAAGATCGGCTGA
- a CDS encoding DUF4193 domain-containing protein has product MAADYDEVRSDVKESQENSLEDLKTASAPDARSVVLELDQADGLDQEGPGGEFIAEELIVQVVPQAEDKFTCFSCFLVRHRSQIAREKDGHAYCVECEG; this is encoded by the coding sequence GTGGCAGCTGATTACGACGAGGTACGTTCCGACGTCAAGGAATCCCAAGAGAACTCATTGGAGGACCTGAAGACAGCAAGCGCCCCTGATGCCCGCAGTGTTGTCCTTGAGCTCGACCAGGCAGACGGACTGGACCAGGAAGGCCCAGGCGGGGAATTCATTGCCGAAGAGCTGATCGTCCAGGTGGTGCCTCAGGCCGAAGACAAGTTCACGTGCTTCTCGTGCTTCCTGGTCCGCCACCGGTCCCAGATTGCCCGTGAGAAGGACGGCCACGCCTATTGCGTGGAGTGCGAGGGCTAA
- a CDS encoding DUF1508 domain-containing protein, producing the protein MFKHFAGTFTFWGGIVAGGSRMAGKYEIYTDKSQGFRFRLKAGNGEVIATSESYTTKAAAQKGIDSVKANAQSVVVDLTDK; encoded by the coding sequence GTGTTCAAGCATTTCGCCGGTACGTTCACCTTTTGGGGTGGCATTGTTGCAGGAGGATCACGCATGGCAGGCAAGTACGAAATCTATACAGACAAGTCCCAGGGCTTTCGCTTTCGACTGAAGGCTGGCAATGGCGAAGTCATCGCCACCAGCGAGTCATACACAACCAAAGCAGCCGCCCAAAAAGGCATAGACTCAGTCAAGGCGAACGCTCAATCCGTTGTCGTCGATCTCACTGATAAGTAG
- a CDS encoding GIY-YIG nuclease family protein, whose amino-acid sequence MPDLESPVVTPPPATTSLGVATLRASLTLGHVLAAMGADYVPRVGLEDTLIIRHTFKSGDPGSLHGPEDLTDERVLAYTMEQKFDAAPRFWVIFVADGGKRSRLWGTVENHGKLEPTDKYNVFDLQRSDFLASLEDRLVIEWDSPIAWCRRADAHKTSRIPVLEIADRDKVPFPGFDGVLLPYHQLCEMVDDPRYADWRVALSEVQGIYLITDSSNGKQYVGKADGAERILGRWTSYARDGHGGNVALRELAFQSAAGDANTPASKTDHARHFIFSLLRVFGPSRPSTEVNAAESHYKAALMTRTFGLNRN is encoded by the coding sequence GTGCCTGATCTTGAATCACCTGTCGTTACTCCGCCGCCCGCGACTACCAGTCTTGGTGTTGCAACGCTTCGTGCGTCGTTGACCCTTGGTCACGTCCTTGCGGCCATGGGCGCAGACTATGTCCCCCGTGTAGGGCTGGAAGACACCCTGATCATCAGGCACACCTTCAAATCCGGAGATCCTGGATCGCTGCACGGCCCCGAGGATCTCACCGACGAACGGGTTCTCGCTTACACCATGGAGCAGAAGTTTGATGCGGCTCCGCGGTTCTGGGTCATCTTCGTTGCCGACGGCGGCAAACGCTCCAGGCTCTGGGGTACCGTTGAGAACCACGGCAAGCTGGAACCCACTGACAAATACAACGTCTTCGACCTGCAGCGCAGTGACTTCCTTGCATCGCTGGAGGACAGGCTCGTCATCGAATGGGACAGTCCGATTGCATGGTGCCGGCGGGCTGACGCTCACAAAACCTCACGCATTCCCGTGCTGGAGATAGCAGACCGGGACAAGGTTCCCTTCCCTGGGTTCGACGGCGTGCTGCTGCCCTATCACCAGCTCTGCGAGATGGTTGATGACCCCCGCTATGCGGACTGGCGCGTGGCGCTATCCGAAGTCCAGGGTATTTACCTCATCACAGACTCCTCCAACGGTAAGCAATACGTCGGTAAAGCTGACGGCGCCGAACGGATTCTGGGCAGATGGACAAGCTACGCTCGCGATGGACACGGCGGAAACGTCGCGCTCCGGGAGCTCGCGTTCCAGAGTGCAGCTGGTGACGCCAATACTCCTGCATCGAAGACAGATCATGCCCGCCACTTCATATTTAGTCTGCTTAGGGTCTTTGGGCCCAGCAGACCGTCCACGGAGGTCAACGCAGCCGAGTCCCACTACAAGGCAGCGCTGATGACGCGCACGTTCGGCCTGAACCGAAACTGA
- a CDS encoding DUF4259 domain-containing protein: MGAWDISVFGNDDAADFSAEFDGADAAETVAPVLETAMDTVLNTTDYVDASEGGTALVAAAMVVAWDHPELIGDDAAYAPDPWPQAELALPSHLRVKAAA; the protein is encoded by the coding sequence ATGGGTGCGTGGGATATCTCGGTGTTTGGAAACGATGACGCAGCCGACTTTTCCGCGGAGTTTGATGGTGCGGACGCTGCTGAGACTGTGGCACCGGTTCTTGAAACAGCCATGGACACTGTCCTGAATACGACCGACTACGTGGACGCGTCCGAAGGCGGGACGGCCCTTGTCGCGGCAGCCATGGTAGTGGCTTGGGATCATCCTGAGCTAATAGGGGATGATGCTGCCTATGCGCCGGATCCATGGCCCCAGGCCGAGCTTGCACTTCCCTCTCATTTGCGGGTCAAAGCTGCGGCCTGA
- a CDS encoding SHOCT domain-containing protein, whose translation METQPFFTFTSHIDGKNAKVSVYKDRIEWIKPRGVSSGKLTAGVLTVGVSLLATGFKNGKSGTEMIPVKSMSSVTTSRDGLLNSKVSVITSGNTVDFRVSHSEAAKVKEVLTQLILGTHPTQQSNESAPAPQAPAPQAPATAPAAQGDVMEQLTKLGELKAAGIITEAEFESKKTELLGRL comes from the coding sequence ATGGAAACACAGCCATTTTTCACTTTTACCTCGCACATTGACGGGAAAAACGCCAAAGTGTCGGTGTATAAGGACAGGATTGAATGGATAAAGCCCCGCGGAGTATCCAGCGGAAAGCTCACGGCGGGAGTACTCACGGTAGGTGTGTCTTTGCTTGCGACGGGGTTCAAAAACGGTAAGTCCGGGACAGAAATGATCCCAGTCAAGAGCATGTCCAGTGTTACCACATCGCGCGACGGCTTGTTGAACAGCAAAGTTTCTGTCATTACTTCCGGCAACACAGTGGATTTCCGTGTCTCGCATTCCGAAGCTGCGAAGGTGAAAGAGGTTCTTACTCAGCTCATCCTTGGTACACATCCGACACAACAGTCCAACGAGAGCGCTCCCGCACCCCAAGCTCCTGCACCGCAGGCTCCCGCCACTGCCCCAGCGGCCCAGGGTGATGTGATGGAGCAACTGACGAAACTCGGGGAATTGAAGGCTGCGGGTATCATCACTGAAGCAGAATTTGAAAGCAAGAAGACGGAGCTTTTGGGAAGGCTTTAG
- a CDS encoding VCBS repeat-containing protein — MRRLSMSVVALFAILLVGVTVAAPARADDFLWHNLVQEPSDAGEVYPDLLTIRDNGQIWVYATNGESQPERGGGNLCPVDAVLMPGDWDGDGYADWVVRSPYGHLLRVPGWSGGTQMNQIGWGWDVMTALTSPGDWDGDGAPDVLARDGSGALWMYRGNGDGGWFPGRVQVGWGWNVMNAIFSGHDFSGDGPSDVIARDTTGRLWLYPGNGAGGWQNRIQIGWGWQGMDLIAAPGDYDKDGFGDVIAQDVNGTIWLYQGNGSGGFTGQRWLMDIPTADIFG; from the coding sequence GTGCGCCGCTTAAGCATGTCCGTTGTTGCCCTTTTCGCCATATTGCTGGTCGGCGTTACTGTGGCCGCCCCTGCACGTGCAGACGATTTCCTGTGGCACAACTTGGTCCAGGAACCTTCCGATGCCGGTGAGGTTTACCCGGACCTCCTGACTATTCGGGACAACGGGCAAATCTGGGTTTATGCAACGAACGGTGAGAGCCAGCCAGAGAGGGGAGGAGGAAACTTATGCCCTGTTGATGCCGTGCTTATGCCGGGGGACTGGGACGGCGACGGCTACGCTGACTGGGTTGTTCGGTCCCCGTATGGCCACTTACTTAGGGTGCCCGGGTGGAGCGGTGGCACGCAGATGAATCAGATCGGCTGGGGCTGGGATGTCATGACTGCACTGACCTCACCGGGGGACTGGGACGGCGACGGAGCTCCTGACGTCCTGGCCAGGGATGGTAGCGGTGCCCTTTGGATGTACAGAGGCAACGGCGATGGAGGCTGGTTTCCCGGACGGGTCCAGGTTGGCTGGGGGTGGAATGTCATGAACGCCATCTTCAGCGGACACGACTTCAGCGGCGATGGCCCCTCGGACGTGATCGCCAGGGACACCACCGGGCGACTGTGGCTGTACCCGGGCAACGGGGCCGGTGGATGGCAAAACCGCATTCAGATCGGATGGGGCTGGCAGGGCATGGACTTGATCGCCGCCCCCGGCGACTATGACAAAGACGGTTTCGGCGACGTCATCGCCCAAGACGTCAATGGCACTATATGGCTCTACCAGGGAAATGGAAGCGGAGGCTTCACAGGGCAGCGCTGGCTAATGGACATTCCAACCGCCGACATCTTCGGCTGA
- a CDS encoding response regulator: MTSRGKCLVIEDDPDIGGLLEVILTGAGFDVHIEETGTDGLLTAASLEPALITLDVGLPDMDGRHVVRKLREITQAPILMITAFAQTDYELDGMAGGATAYLSKPFRPAALRSLVQRLCPERDPARALSRLHDTPDSARLAH; encoded by the coding sequence ATGACTTCACGCGGCAAGTGCCTTGTCATCGAGGATGACCCGGACATCGGTGGCTTGCTCGAGGTAATCCTCACTGGCGCAGGCTTTGATGTTCATATCGAAGAGACAGGCACGGACGGCCTGCTCACCGCCGCCAGCCTGGAGCCGGCGCTGATCACCCTTGATGTGGGACTCCCTGACATGGACGGCCGCCACGTTGTGCGAAAACTGCGCGAAATCACGCAGGCGCCGATTCTAATGATCACCGCCTTCGCCCAAACCGACTACGAACTGGACGGCATGGCTGGCGGGGCCACAGCCTACCTGTCCAAACCGTTCCGGCCCGCCGCACTGCGTTCCCTCGTGCAACGACTGTGCCCCGAACGGGATCCGGCCCGGGCCCTGAGCCGTCTACATGACACTCCGGACAGCGCCAGGCTCGCGCATTGA
- a CDS encoding VCBS repeat-containing protein, whose amino-acid sequence MRRLVMILSAVVAMMLVQPAVAAPARADDSWHNFIQLWWDWGVVYSDLVTITHDGHVVVYEGKPGWEGQGLGPGNTVVLDADALVTPGDWDTNGKADWMFRSSDGGLYLRTGIGGADVEQVGWGWDVMTAMVSPGDWNGDGPSDVLARDPAGVLWMYRGDGAGGWLLGRTQVGSGWNIMESIFSGRGFNEDGRPDVLAVDTDGAMWLYPGNGTGGWISRVQVGWGWQKMDLIAAPGDFDYDGHGDVIARDIAGSMWLYPGNGSGSLLGHGGF is encoded by the coding sequence GTGCGCCGTCTGGTCATGATTCTTTCTGCTGTGGTTGCCATGATGTTAGTCCAGCCGGCGGTGGCTGCTCCTGCGCGGGCGGATGATTCGTGGCATAACTTCATTCAGCTGTGGTGGGACTGGGGCGTGGTCTACTCCGATCTGGTCACTATCACCCATGATGGTCACGTCGTCGTCTACGAGGGTAAGCCTGGTTGGGAAGGGCAGGGCCTTGGTCCGGGCAACACCGTCGTTTTGGACGCGGATGCACTGGTGACGCCTGGTGATTGGGACACCAACGGCAAAGCCGATTGGATGTTCCGCAGCAGCGACGGCGGGTTGTACCTGCGCACGGGCATTGGTGGAGCCGACGTGGAACAGGTGGGTTGGGGCTGGGACGTAATGACGGCTATGGTTTCGCCGGGAGACTGGAACGGTGACGGTCCTTCAGATGTCCTGGCGCGCGACCCGGCGGGTGTGCTGTGGATGTACCGGGGCGACGGTGCTGGTGGATGGCTGCTTGGGCGGACACAGGTTGGGTCGGGGTGGAACATTATGGAGTCCATCTTCAGCGGACGAGGCTTCAATGAGGACGGCAGGCCCGACGTTCTCGCCGTAGACACCGATGGTGCGATGTGGCTTTACCCTGGAAACGGCACTGGTGGGTGGATAAGCCGGGTTCAGGTCGGCTGGGGATGGCAAAAGATGGACCTCATTGCTGCCCCGGGGGATTTTGACTACGACGGACATGGTGACGTCATTGCCCGTGACATCGCGGGGTCAATGTGGCTATATCCCGGCAACGGTTCAGGAAGTTTACTTGGACACGGCGGCTTCTGA